Proteins from a genomic interval of Triplophysa dalaica isolate WHDGS20190420 chromosome 13, ASM1584641v1, whole genome shotgun sequence:
- the LOC130434019 gene encoding rho-related GTP-binding protein RhoB-like, with translation MASIRKKLVVVGDGACGKTCLLIVFSKDEFPEVYVPTVFENYVADIEVDTKQVQLALWDTAGQEDYDRLRPLSYPDTDVILMCFSVDSPDSLQNIPEKWVPEVKHFCPNVPVILVANKKDLRNDEIVRSELWRKKQEPVKTEDVRAMAARIGAQAYVECSAKTKEGIREVFETATRASLQKRPRPLTVELDLWDTDGQEEYDRLRPFVYPDTDVILMCFSVDMPDSLQNITEKWVPEVKHFCPNVPVILVANKTDLRNDEIVRSELWRKKQEPVKTEDVRAMAARIGAQAYVECSAKTKEGIREVFETAARASLKKRPRPVTGCLNCC, from the exons ATGGCAAGCATTCGTAAAAAGCTGGTGGTGGTTGGAGACGGAGCGTGTGGAAAGACGTGTCTCCTGATCGTTTTCAGTAAAGACGAATTTCCAGAGGTTTACGTGCCCACTGTTTTCGAAAACTACGTGGCGGACATTGAAGTGGACACAAAACAAGTTCAGCTGGCTTTATGGGACACGGCGGGGCAAGAGGACTACGACCGCCTACGGCCCTTATCTTACCCGGACACTGACGTTATTCTCATGTGCTTTTCAGTGGACAGCCCGGACTCCCTGCAAAACATCCCCGAAAAGTGGGTACCGGAAGTGAAGCACTTCTGTCCTAATGTGCCCGTCATTTTGGTGGCGAATAAGAAAGATTTGCGAAACGACGAGATCGTGAGAAGTGAGCTGTGGAGAAAGAAACAGGAGCCCGTGAAGACGGAGGACGTGCGCGCCATGGCTGCGCGCATCGGAGCGCAAGCGTACGTGGAGTGCTCCGCCAAAACCAAAGAAGGGATTCGGGAAGTATTTGAGACCGCTACGCGAGCTTCCTTACAGAAGAGACCCAGACCGTTGACTG TTGAGCTGGATTTATGGGACACGGATGGGCAAGAGGAATACGACCGCCTACGGCCTTTCGTTTACCCGGACACTGACGTTATTCTCATGTGCTTTTCAGTGGACATGCCGGACTCCCTGCAAAACATCACCGAAAAGTGGGTACCGGAAGTGAAGCACTTCTGTCCTAATGTGCCCGTCATTTTGGTGGCGAATAAGACAGATTTGCGAAACGACGAGATCGTGAGAAGTGAGCTGTGGAGAAAGAAACAGGAGCCCGTGAAGACGGAGGACGTGCGCGCCATGGCTGCGCGCATCGGAGCGCAAGCGTACGTGGAGTGCTCCGCCAAAACCAAAGAAGGGATTCGGGAAGTATTTGAGACCGCTGCGCGAGCTTCCTTAAAGAAGAGACCCAGACCGGTCACTGGTTGTTTAAACTGTTGTTGA